In Acidobacteriota bacterium, the genomic window TGCTGACGCTGCGACAGGCCGCCGAGCAGACAGGCCTCTCGGCGACCACCCTGCGTCGCTACATCAAGTCCGGTCGCCTGCGCGCGCGCCTGGTGCCCGGCCGTTACGGGCCCGAGTACGTGGTGACGGAGGAAGATCTCGCCGCGGCTGGGGTGCCCCGTGAATCGGCCCTCCAGCGCCGGGAACCCGCCCCAGCAGGCCGTGTCCGCGACGGCGGCCCGCCGTCCTCCGTAGCGGAGCCTCTGCCGGCGGGGGCCGATCTGGTTCCCGGCCTGCTCTATCGCGAGCTGCTGATGAAGCACGAGCAGCTCCTCGTCCGCTACGGCATGCTCCAGGTGAGCGGGCGCCAGCTGTACGAGATCCGGGAGCAGGCGGAACGCCGCGCGGCCGAAGCGCGGCGGGCCGCACGGGAACTCCGCAAAGTGCAGGAGCGTCACGCCAAGGAAATCGGCCGCCTCCGGGCCAGCCTCCGGCAGGCGGAGCTGCGCCTCGCGGAGCGCGAGGAGACCATCCGGGAGCTGACCCGGCAGGTCCGCCGGCTCGAGATCGCCCTGCGCAACGCCCGAACCGCGCGGGCCTTCGACGAGGAGTTCCGCCGCGCCCTTCGCCGGATCGAACGCCCCGCCCCGCCTCCGCCCGCCGGAGCGGCCCCGAGGCCGCACGCCCCCTGACCGGCCCCTGGGCCCCGGCCCCCCACGCCCACTCGGGAGTGCATCCCCAATGGTGCGTCGGCGCGCCGAACTCGTTGAAAGATCGGAGGTTCCTCCGTCGATTGAATCGATGACCCGGAATCGGGCCGATGTCTGGTGCTCATCGGGTTGCCCGGCGTTTCGCACCATCCAGGAAGCACCTCCCATCGAGTCGCCCCCCGTTTCGCACCATCGAGGAAGCACGTCCAACCCGTTCCGGCCCGGGGGCGTTGCCGCCGAGAGCGGCGGTGTCCTTCGCGCCGGCGAAGTCCGGGACGGGCGGCCCTGTTCAGCCGACGCGCCGGAACAGCAGCAGCCGCCAGAGTTTGAGCACGTTGACGCGCCGTTCGTCGACCATCTCGAGTCCCGGGATCCGGAGGATCGTCTCCACCTCGAGGTCGAGCCGGAAACCCATGTGCCGGGTGAGCGGCGTCAACCGCCGCTCGAACCAGCGCCCGAGGCGGTTCCGGCTGCTGAAGTGGTTGACGACCGCGACGAGCCCCCCGCGGCGGCAGACCCGTCCCATCTCGGCGACGACCCTCCGGGGACGGGGGACGACGGACACGACGTACGGCGCCCAGACGGCGTCGAAGCTCTCGTCGGGAAAGGCGAGCTCTTCCGCGTCCATGCGCAGGAGCGCCACATCCGGAGTTCGCCCGCCCCGTTCCGCCCTTTCCGCCGCCTCGCGGAGCATCGGCAGCGACAGGTCGACGCCGACGATGCGGACCCCCTCCGGGTAGAGCGGAATCGTCAGCCCGGTGCCCACGCCGACCTCCAGGACCGTCTGCCCGGGCGTCGGCGCCAGGGCCCGCATGGCCTCTTCGCGACCCCGCTGGAGGACCTGGTTGAAGACCACGTCGTACAGACCGGCGAAGCGGTCATAGAAACGCTGCATCGGGCCCGGCGGCGCCGGTGCGCGTGGCCCGGCGCCCTCCCCTCCCCGCCGCGCGACCGAAGACGGCATCATCTCCCTCTCCCGCGGGGACGGGCGAGGCGCGACAGCCCGTCGAGTGCCTGCGGCCGCCCCATCGCAATCAGCAGATCCCCCGCCTCCAACCGCTGGTCGGGGGAGGGATTGAAGATCTTCTCGCCCGTGCCTTTGACGATCACCGTCACGATGATATCGAGCTCGCGACGGATCGGGCTTTCCTTGAGAGGAACCCCCACCAGCGGGGATCCCTCCGCGACCTGGACCTGCTCGAAAATGATCTCCGGACCTTCCCCCCGCGAGACCTCCTCGATGAAGTCGACGACCTCGGGCCGGAGCATCATGTGCGCGATCACCGACCCGCTGCGCTCGTAGGGGTTCACCACCCGCTGCGCGCCGGCCGCGAACAGCTTGGCCACGCTGCGCTGCTCGCTGCAGCGCGCCACGATGGTCAGCTCGGGGTTGAGCGAGCGCGCGGCGAGCACCGCGTAGAGGTTGTCCGCGTCCGATCCGAGGGCCGCCACCAGCCCGCGTGCCCGGGTGACCCCCGCCCGCCGCAGGACCTCGTCGTCGGTGGCGTCGCCGACGATCACGTACTCCAGTTCGCCGGCGGGTGGCTCCTCCTTGGTCACGACGACGAACGGGACGCGCTGGCCCCGGAGCGCCCTCGCGATCGCCGCGCCGACACGACCGTAGCCGCACACGATGACGTGATCGTGCAGCTTGGCCACCGCCCGCGTCATGCGGCGCCTCCAGAAGAGCTGCCCCTGGACCAGGGCTTCGGCCACGCTACCGGCGACATACAGCGCGATTCCGGCACCGACGGCGATCACCGCGACCGCCACGAGGCGTCCTGCGGGCGTCAGCGGGTGCACCTCGCCGTAGCCGACCGTCGTCACCGATATGACCGTCATGTAGAAGGCGTCGAGGACGGTCCACTGCTGGCCTCCGACCAACTTGAACGCGGCCGTGCCGGCGGCGAGCAGGGTCGCCGTCAGGGCGAGCGCGACCCGCAGCTGCGGTCCCAGCAACAGCGTCGTCTGCCCGCGGCGCGTCACGGCGGTGGATCGTACCACGGGGGCGGGCCGGTCCGGCCGGCCGCTATAATGCCCGCTTTCCGGAGCGCAGATCCATGGCGCAGCCCAGTCGAGAAGAGATCCTCCGCGCCCTCGCCGCGATTCCCTACCCCGGCTTCACCCGCGACATCGTCTCGGCCGGGGCGGTCGGCGACGTTACCGTCGAGTCCGGCCGCGTGATCGTGACCCTGAACCTTCCGGAG contains:
- a CDS encoding helix-turn-helix domain-containing protein, with the translated sequence MPSELERGRDAVIRKAPLRGAPDGGAPAGGGFGRRFVTVPRGVDTGMLTLRQAAEQTGLSATTLRRYIKSGRLRARLVPGRYGPEYVVTEEDLAAAGVPRESALQRREPAPAGRVRDGGPPSSVAEPLPAGADLVPGLLYRELLMKHEQLLVRYGMLQVSGRQLYEIREQAERRAAEARRAARELRKVQERHAKEIGRLRASLRQAELRLAEREETIRELTRQVRRLEIALRNARTARAFDEEFRRALRRIERPAPPPPAGAAPRPHAP
- a CDS encoding potassium channel protein codes for the protein MVRSTAVTRRGQTTLLLGPQLRVALALTATLLAAGTAAFKLVGGQQWTVLDAFYMTVISVTTVGYGEVHPLTPAGRLVAVAVIAVGAGIALYVAGSVAEALVQGQLFWRRRMTRAVAKLHDHVIVCGYGRVGAAIARALRGQRVPFVVVTKEEPPAGELEYVIVGDATDDEVLRRAGVTRARGLVAALGSDADNLYAVLAARSLNPELTIVARCSEQRSVAKLFAAGAQRVVNPYERSGSVIAHMMLRPEVVDFIEEVSRGEGPEIIFEQVQVAEGSPLVGVPLKESPIRRELDIIVTVIVKGTGEKIFNPSPDQRLEAGDLLIAMGRPQALDGLSRLARPRGRGR
- a CDS encoding methyltransferase domain-containing protein, which produces MMPSSVARRGGEGAGPRAPAPPGPMQRFYDRFAGLYDVVFNQVLQRGREEAMRALAPTPGQTVLEVGVGTGLTIPLYPEGVRIVGVDLSLPMLREAAERAERGGRTPDVALLRMDAEELAFPDESFDAVWAPYVVSVVPRPRRVVAEMGRVCRRGGLVAVVNHFSSRNRLGRWFERRLTPLTRHMGFRLDLEVETILRIPGLEMVDERRVNVLKLWRLLLFRRVG